The following proteins are co-located in the Nomia melanderi isolate GNS246 chromosome 1, iyNomMela1, whole genome shotgun sequence genome:
- the LOC116428545 gene encoding mitochondrial import inner membrane translocase subunit Tim8 A-like, protein MSFMEEQRSQGAVDERFQAFIETEAKKQQFQELVYNLTDICWDICVDEPSPRLSAKIEKCLVNCVERFIDTTNFITNRLERVVVNSSSELDME, encoded by the exons ATGAGTTTTATGGAGGAGCAAAGGTCGCAAGGTGCGGTCGATGAGCGATTTCAGGCCTTCATAGAGACTGAAGCTAAGAAACAACAGTTTCAG gaattggtatataatttaactgACATCTGTTGGGACATCTGTGTCGATGAACCTTCTCCTCGTTTGAGTGCTAAGATAGAAAAGTGTCTTGTAAACTGTGTAGAAAGATTTATTGatacaacaaattttattacaaatagaTTAGAACgtgtagttgtaaatagttcTTCAGAACTAGATATGGAATAA